The genomic region GAGGTAGATGGCATCAGGAGATAATGGGAGCACCAAATCGTGTAGGACCTTGAAGGCTGTGGGCAGATGTTGGCGGTTTCTCACTGTATCCTCCATGAGCCCCAGTGAGGCCACATTTGTAAATCACACATGAGGACAGGGCCCAGCACACAGTAAGCACACATAAAAGGCAGCAACCCCTATCCACGTCCCAGTGAACAATTACTAAGTAACATCAATAGGGACTTAGTTccctaagactccaggctccaaatgcagagggcctgggttcgatccctggtcaggggactgggtcccacatgctgcaattaagacccgacacagccaaataaataaattttaaaatatcaataataagTTCCAAGTGATGACCAAAATAGACGTGGGCCATTATCATTCTAGGATCACAGCTAATTTTCTTACTGAAGAAACAAAGCAGGAActcagatttctttccttcccaactcccatttctcccaccctccacctcccTGAGCTCAGATTCTAGGAAAGGGGAAATCAGACTCCTATATACGGAACGATATGGAGCGGGCTGAAATGTGCAGTGTGCTAAGGGCTGTTACTGGAGTGCGCCCGGAGGATGGTGGGAGCCCAAGGGACTTCAGAGCCTGCAGGCTCCATGagttggggaaggggaggggagccaGGGTGTGAATGAAGGAACCGTTTAAGCTGctgggcggtggggggtggggtggggcagtgaGGAAGACACACCAAGATGAGTCAATCCTTGCTGTATGCTCACACAGTGACCCTGGCCCAATAACTTGGCTTTTCAGCCCCCCACCCACTTCCCGGGGAGGGGGTGCAGGGAGAAGAGAAGGTTCGGTGAGCTCAAGCTTGTCCAGTGCTGTTCGGCACCCTGGTTTCTGAGTGCAGCTGATGGAGCTAGTTTTACTACAAGCGCCTCGCAGGGAGATGTTAAAGGCCCAGATaacaggagaggggagggggtcaGCTttgccggggggtggggggggtggggggggtggcaaTGGCAGGGCTCACAAGTCATGCTTTgtcccttctctctgcctctaggtttccttctctctcttgtgGGTTTCCTGCTGCTTTTCTCTCATCTCTGTCTTTGTCCCTATGTCTCATCTGGAAATTGGGTCCCTGAGGCATCACTTATGAGCCACGtcaccttgagcaagttacttcccctctctgagcctcagattcttcatctggaaaacagagatgaatatgccttgggatttccctggtggtccaatggttaagactctgaatttccactgcagggcacatgagtttgatccctgatcagggaactgaaatcACATATGCCTTGcagttttgggggaaaaaaaagcctctgCTGAAGGCCTgttatgaggatcaaatgagatacaTGCATGTAAAATGCCCAATATGGTACTTATTAATAAATATGgtacctattattattatttattaattagtaGTAGTAgttctgtggtgctggagaagactcttgagagtcccttggacagcaaagagatcaaatcagtcaatattaaaggaaatcaaccctgaatattcattggaaggactgatgctgaagctgaaactccaatactttggctacctgatgggaagatctgattcattggaaaagactctgatgctgggaaagattgagggcaggagaagggggagacaggatgagatggttggttggcattactgactgaatgaacatgagtttgagcaaactctgggttacagtgaaggacagggaagcctggcgtgctgcagtccatggggtcgcaaagagtgtgacatgactgagctactcaaTGACAGTAGTAGTAGTAGTACTACTACTTCTGATTTTGGactgtgttttttttcctctctctgtctttttttccctgtctttatgactctttctttcttcctgtttctctttctaCCTTTCCTTCTGTTAGTCTGTTTAGGTCTATGCCTGGGCTGGGAACTCCTTGAGGGCGGGGCAAGAGCTATCTTGGCCATCTGGGTCCCCAGCATTGTCCAGCCCAGGGCCTGATATATAACAAGTACCCAATGAAGGAACCTCTTTTTGCTGGtaaagtggttaagactctgagcttcaggttcgacccctgatcagggaacaaagatcccacatgcttcacagcatggccaaaaaaagaaaaagaaaaaacaagtacCCAATAAAGTAAACCGAATCCTGCTCTGTGCCAAACCAGTGTTGGGAGATGCTGGGGACCCAGCAGTGACTGAGACAGCCACAGCCCTGCCTTCTCAGAGCTCACGATCCAGGAGAGGAAatcattatttgttgaatgaataagctaATTTTGAGGTGAGCTTGGAAGACTTGACTGAAATTGGGTGGAGGTATTTGAGGCAGAGAAAACTGCTGGAAACGAGGTTAGAGGGGGTGGGAAAGAGTCTGAAGAGTTGGGAGGTGatggagagaagcctggagagctcAGCAAAGGCCTGGAAGGCTGTGGAGAGGAACTTGAGCTTTCTTCTCTTGAGGGCACTGGGGAGCCATGGCAGGTTCTGAGCAGGGGAGGGACCATGGCAGGTTTGTGCTTTAGCAGGACCACTCTTACAGCCTGGCTACCCTGGGGAGGTCGAGGCGGGGGTGATAGATGGAAGGAAGAAGGACATGACTGGGGCAGCAGAACGAGGGGGCCAGAAGCAAACTGGATCTGAgtaggggctggggggagagggaggaggagccagATTCTAAAAACCAGGACGGGAAATCCCCTCCGCACTTTCACTGCcgagagcccaggttcaatccctgatgggaAAAATAAGATCCCAGAAGCCCCGCGCGgccagaataaaattaaaaaataaataaccaggaGGAAAGTGCCTCGGTCAGCCTGCTTTCTGTGGTCAGAAAATGCGCTTGACGGCTCACGCACCACCACGAGGCGGCAGCCGGGACTTCAGGTTTGACTCTCCCAGCAGCGCCTCCCCCAGGGTGGGGAAAACTGCACCTCGACACCGAGGTGTGGAGAGGTTGAAGTTGTCCTCCGGGCCCCAGCTGAGAGCCCCTCTGCTTTCCTGCTCcaccccacaacacacacaccgaTCTTGGCCTCTTGGTTCCCTGGAGCCCCTACTCCACCAGCAAGAGATTATGTCAACACAGTCCGGCTGATTCTGTCCAGGACAATATTTGCCCTCAGGATCTGGGAAGGTTGCTATGGAGACTGGAGACGTGCTGCGGGGCGGGGGgcaaggcgggggtgggggggggaggagaGGCAGGGTCGGGGGAGCACCCTCCCTCCTGGAAGAGGGTGAGCGGAGCCAGGCGTCATCTCTGCCTCCCCTCTACCTGATTGAGTCTTGGGGAGTTTATCCCATCCCCGCTTATCTGAGTTCCAAGTCTTTCTCCCCCAGCCTCCGCGCTCTCTGGACCGGCTCTTGTCTCTGTCTCTGATTATCTCTCTGGATACCGATGCTCTCATCTCTCTGAGTCTCTCTCTCTAtccttttgctttctctctttggGTCTCCATCTCCATATCTCTCCACgtctctgtgtctctctaggTATTtactctgtctctgtctccatctctctttGGGTCTTTGTCTCTCTCGGCTCCCATgttttttgtgttggtttctcaaGGCCCTCGTCTTTGGATCTCGGTCTCAGGGTTCCTACCTTCCTCTGGGTCCTCTGTCAATCTTTCTCTCTCCGTGTACCCCCATCTCTGGAGCGCTGTCTGCTTGTGTCTCACGGGGTCCTGTGAATCTCACAGGTCTCTCTCTGAATCTCCGTCCCTCCTTCTCTCTAAGGATCTCTATATTTTCAgctgtgtctttctctgacattctCTGTGTCAGTCTCTGTCTCTGACAttctgaatctctttctgtttgtgcgcgtgtgtgtgtgtttatgcatgTGTATGTCTTTCTGGGTTTCTGTCTTTGAGGCCTTGTCTCTCCGCAGTCCTGAATCTCAGGGGGCCATCTCAGCCTCCCATTTCTGTCCTCAGTCCCTATGGGGccccccctctccccatctctctctgcctcatttcTCCTGCACCATCTGCCGGCACTCCAGGCCCCCGCCTGCTCCCCGCAGGCTCTTCTTAGCTGGGCAGCCCCATGGGGGGAGGTACAGGCCCCCCCCAGATTCTGCCCCACCATGGCATcctgaggtggggggggggggacactgCCTGGTCATGGCTAGGGTGGAGGGAACAACAGCCTGGAGACCGGGGACCAGGGGAcatggagaaagggaaacagacagacagacaccctGAGAGGCGATGGGAAAAGAGGGATGAGAAAGGAGAAAGCTTCAAGACAGGCAAGAAGAGACTGAGCTGGAGGATGGAACGAGCAAGAGAAATGAGGAGGGGGCAGAAGGAAATCcggagggaagagaagagaaaagacagcCCAGCCAACAAGGGAGGAAGATGGAAAAACTGCACTCAGGcttggaggaaaggagaaagaagagattcTCAGATCAAGGGGACTGAAGAGGGGCATGGAGAGAGAAGAAGGGCAAGGGGAGAGGGCATGGCTGCTTCTCTGCCTGCAGTTTCCAAAACCCTGACCGTGGAGACTGGAGAGGGCCTGTGTGGCTACCCCTGTGGCCCTGTTGCCTCCTCCCCAGGCCCTGGGAGACTGTAAAAGCCCCCAGGAGGGCTGAGATGAGCAGGGGGCCAGTCGGGGACCCAGACATCCCTCCTTCCATCCTCCACGCCCACTCCTCCACGCCCACGCTGGACCCAATGCTCTATTCTGCCCGGAGGGACTGATGAGGGAGGGGCCAGCCTGCCATCCCCAGGCTCCTGTCCTGCTTGTATCTCCTCAGGGCCCATCTCTCAggctctccctccccccacccactccaTCTCCATCTCTCAAAGTCTCCATCTCTCAGTTTGtatctcttctttctcccttccttggtccactttctcttccctgattttttctctctttctgtccctctctttttgtatatttctctctacttctctgtctctcttgtttctttctctctgtctcttttctcctGGTCTCCCTCATCTCTGCTTcttcctgtctctgtctctgctctttcttggtccttgatttcttttcctgtctttctcACCACCTCAGTTCCTCTCCCctgcttccccctcccacccccagtctcTTTCCTCCCACTTTCCAGCCTCCCCCCACCTTCCCATCCCCAGCAAGTGACCCCAGACCCTCTTGGGACCAAGGAGAGGCTCCCTCCCAACCCCAGTCTCTTCCCTGAGGTGCTGGGCATTCTCAGACTCCTCTCCTCTCCACTCCATGAACCGAGCCTTTCCCAGGACCCAGAGGGCGCCAGGAATGTAGGGCAGAGAGCAGGGAGGCCAGCTGGAGGTCAGGAAGCCAGGAgtccccaagtcactctcccTCCCCGAGACTGGTTTCCTTTCAGCCTCTAGTGCTGGATCTCACGCCACTCCTTACTCTCTGCCCCTCCTGgggcctctgggcctcagtttctcctctgcaaaatgggtaGACTCACCTCTGTCCCATTTATCTTCCAACTCCCTGGGGAATGTGTGCTCATGAATGTTACTAGTATGATTAATGTGCAGGAATTGGTTTGCATTCAAGGGGGAAGTGAGTGCTGAGAGCCGGGATTCAGTTTCTaagccaaatatttttcatattttagggCAAAGGAAGAGACTGGAAGTGGAGCCTGTGAGGAGATGTGTGATCGGTGGTGACTGTGACTGGGAGACCACGTGAGGCTGTGGGTTCATGCATGGTGTAGGAGGATGGTGTGCAATCCTGTGCACAACTATGTGACTGCAGGTGGCTGTATACGACTTGTGAGCGCAAGTGAGGCTGTGATGGAGAGTTGTATGTCTTAGCACTGGGCGTGACTGAGGATGACAATGTAACATCCGGAGCTCATGGGAGTGTGTAAGACACACACTTGGGGAACATGTGCTGTTGGAATGTGTGAACAAGTGACACTTGGGGAACATGTGCTGTTGGAATGTGACTGTGGACTATCGGTAATTATGTGAAGTGTGTGAGCTGTTGTGTGAGCACGTTAACGAGTGGAGTTGTGTAACATTGTACATATGACTTTCAGACTGTCATTAAAGGATTGTATGACAATCACATATAACTGTTTGCCTTTATGTCAACAGCCTCTGCTCTATGCCCCAACTTGTGCTGAGTGATGTTGGGGACCCAGTGGTGAAAGGTGCCCCGGCCCTGTCCTCATGGGGCACTCAGGCCAGTGGGGGAAGACAGACAGTATTTGTGATGTGATTTAATGATGGCGTGAACATATGCATGATGGACACAGTATCATGGGAACTGTAGGAAGCTGTGATTGTGTTTCTGTGTGAGTGGAGGAGTCCATGCccagtgtgtgtgactgtgtgtcacTGTGGATGACTGTCAACCTGAGGGGGAGAACCTTTGGCTCACGGGGTGTGACGCTGGATTGTGGGACTATGAATGAATATGAAGAACACGTTCAGTGAGGCACAGTATGTGAGATGCTGTGCCGTGCCTCTCTGCGGCTCAGAGTATGGGGTCATGTGTGACATTGTGTGTGTGGCCCCGCGCGTGGTGGCTGGATGGGACAGGCGGGACAACGTGAGAGGCTGTGCGCCCTGGGAGGGGGTCCTCAGGATGCTGACTCTGTGAATGCGCTCCCCCACGTGACCCTGAGTGGCTGTGATACTCACAGATGACTGGCCCCCTGCGCCAGGTCTCTGCCCCAGCTCCCCGCTCCTGTTCCTTGGcccgccctggccccgccccctacCCCTACCCCAGGCTGTCACCTCCTGCGGAGCCCAGGCGAGGCCGTGGAGGCGACAGCGTCAGAAGCAAGTGATTGAGAGGCGAGCTGGGAACAGGTGAGGGCTCCCCCATCTTAGCCATGCCCCCGCCCCCTGTCCCCTCACATCTCCAGATCCCTCTTGCCCTGTGCCTTTGTCTCAGCTTCTCTGTGCCCGCGGTCTATGTCCTTCTATCTATCTCTCAGTATCTCTGTCTCCACGTCACAAATCCCTGTTTAGCTGCTAGTTCTATATCTCTGTCTATTTGCCccattctctgtgtctctccATGTCTCTACCTCCTCTGTCTCCTAGTCCACATTTTCGactctgtcttcctctcccttttgaTGTCTGGTCTCTTGTCGTGTCTCattctgtctgtctctgtgtctctcagtTTCTATATTTGTCTCAAGCATTTCTGACTTGTGTGTTTCTGGGGCTCCAACCAACATCCtcctgtttcctcctttccctgcATGGTGCCAGATGTGGAGTATTGGGGGGTAGACTGATTTCCAAGCATCTGGGCCCCTCACCTTTCTAGTCCCTAAGGAGAGCTATTGACCCATTATCTCTGGGTTTTATCTGCAGCCGGGAAAGTATGATAAGGTCAGATTCCTATCCGTGATTTGAAAATCCTTTGAACTGGGAGAGTGGGAAGTCCAAGAGTCACTTCTTGGACTACATGTCCTCCTCTCCAAGGTGGTCCCCAGGTTCCCCCGAGTCTCTAGGTCTAGACTGCGGTGATTCTGGAGCTTCCCGTCCATTAAGGCAACCGCACCCTCTGCAAACACCCCCCTTCCATCACCGCTGCCCCAGCAACAGCCGGGGGCGGGCCGGGGAAATCAGGTGTTGGAGATCGGTCTCCGCCCACTCCTCAAgactcaccccccccccccccaacctggcCCCAAATCATCACTCGTAGTTGTGGGGGCGCTGTCTCCGGGGTATGTGATTCCCTGAGCGGAGGGCgctggggctgggagaggaggcagaggctCCTGATTCTCCCTCGGACCCCCAGACCTGGCTGCCCTTGCGTGACCGGACCCTTCGTTCTCCATGCCCTGCTGCCCACACGATGCCCACCTGTCCACCCTGGTGGCCGCTGCTTCTGCTCTCGCTGTGGGAGCCGCTGCTCCGGAGCGCGGAGGTGAGAACCAGAGGAGCCACGGGGCTCAAGGGTTGGAGGGATGTTGGGGCCGATTTTAAGTCGTATCCCACTGGGAAGACTGTTTCAAGGCTCCCCACCTGCCCAGATTCAAGTTTTGATGGTTGTTTCTAGTCCTTCTTCTTCCCCAACTCCCCGCAAATCTCCTGATAATTTCCAGCCACCTCCATCTCCTAATTTTCCTGAAGGTTTTTAGTTCCCCACAGCAACTCCCCTGGTGGTTTCTAGGCACCCCTCAAGACTTAAAAGAGGTTTCTAAGCCACCCAAGACGCCTAACCAAAACGGGACAGCCGCTCCAAGACCCTCTAGGGTGTCTCTGGCCCTCAGGGATCTTGCTGCCTGGGAGCTGGGGTCGGGGCGCGGGCCGCGGTGGGAGGGGTggtcctcccttctctctttttgtaGGCAGCCTCTGAGGGGCAGACGGCGGGAGAGCTGTACCAGCGCTGGGAGCGGTACCGCAGGGAGTGCCAGGAGACGCTGGAGGCTTCGGAGCGCCCAGCAGGTTTGACAGGGGTGGAGGACTGGGGGCAAGGGAAGGGCTGGGGCTGAGAGGGATGGGCTTGAGGCCGGCTTGGGGCTGACACGCCGCCGAGGCCCGAAAGAGAAGTCTGAGGGTCTGTGGTAAAAGTGGGCCACGAGGGGGACGCCAGAGAAGAAGCTTGAAAGCGGAGGGGTCTTGGGCCGGGCTTACACTCGGTGGGTGGGACCTAAAGGGGACGGCGAAGGGGGCGGGGTTTGGGGTGGAGTCTAGGAAGGGCCCTGAAGACTGGGAAGCATCTGCTGCGGGACTTTGCTTGGTGGGAGGAGCGCAGAATAAGGCTCGAAAGATGGGCGGGGCCTCGGGGCCTAGTGGGAGGAGCTACGAAGGAGCAGGGACGCGACCACTCCGGGTGGGCGCGGCTCGGGCGGGGCTTGTGAGTGCAGGGCCGAGTTGCCGTGGGCTCGAGTTACAGCCGGTCTGTCCAAACTTCGGCCCCCACGCCCACCCCAGGTCTAGCCTGTAACGGGTCCTTCGATATGTACGTCTGCTGGGACTACACTGCACCCAACGCCACTGCCCGTGCGTCCTGCCCTTGGTATCTGCCCTGGCACGGCCACGGTGAGCTGCCGGGCGGACCCCGGCCCACCTCTGACGCAAAGACCTCCCTCCTAAGCCTGGTCCCAGACGCCACTCCCCCGCAGCTCTCTGGTCCTCTTGGGCGGGATGTCTCCGTCTGTGTGTCCCTCCACATAACATCCCTcctctgtctctgtatttctcTGACGACCACCAGgttattttctctcctctttatgAGCCTGTCTCTGCACATCTTGGTCTTCCTTGCCTAACTAGCAGTGTGACCTGGGGTTCaactgctcaattgtgtccgactctttgtcatcccatggactgccgcacgccaggctcccctgtccttcagtttcccagagtttgctcacactcatgtccattgaatcagtgatgccatccaatcatctaaacctctgtcgttcccttctcctcctgccttcaatctttcccagcatcagtcttttccaatgaaatttCTTTATGCATCAGTTCCTCATTTGTGAATTGATGTTTATGACAGTACCAAGTTCATAGGTTTGTTATGAATATTAAGTTAGTACATGTAAAATGCtatattatggtttatcatcatcatcactggaTATCTCTCTCTGCCTTTGTCTCAGTTCGtctttctgtctccatctctctctgtgtGCCTCTGATTCCCTCCCTTGTTTCCCCTCAGTGGCTAAAGGCTTTGTCCTCCGCCAATGTGGCAGTGATGGCCAATGGGGACCTTGGAGAGACCATTCTCAGTGTGAAAACCCAGAGAAAAATGGGGTTTTTCAggtaagaaaaggagaaatttcaGGGTATGATTTCTAGGCAGCAGCAGAAAAGCAGCAGCCTCAGACAGAGCCTGAAGCCCCTTGTACCATTCAGGATCCTGGGTTCCAAGTGATAGAAATTCAACTCCTTGcttgaaggagaaagagaaagatattggCTTTTGTGATTGAAAATTATAAGGCTACAGCTTCAGGTACAGCTGGATCTAAGTGCTAAAATGATGTAGTTGGGAATCTCTCTCACCGTATTgtacttctgtttttctctatgATGATGTCCTCTTTTCTTTGTGGGGTGGAAAAGGTGGCCCCCATTGGTAGCAGGCTCACATTCTTACCTACCAAGCAATGCTATCGGCAGACTGAGCTTTCTTCTCAATAGCTCCAACTTAATATCCCAGAACTGACTGTCATTGGCCTGATTTGGGTAGCATATCTGCCCCTGAGTAATcactctgtgtgcgtgtgtgtgtatgtgcatgtgtgtgtgtgcaagtgtgtgtgtgtgtgtgtgtgtgtagtgtagtGTTAGATAGAATGCTTTGATTCGCTGGTCACATGCCCAGTCCTGGACTTGAGGGGTGGAATGCCCCACTCAAACAAAGGTTGATAGATTCCCCAAAAGAAAATTGGGGTCCGAAGAGGAACAAAGAGCAGCTCCTTTATGGCCCGAGGGCAGGAGTTGagctctatttctttttaaaatttattcattaatttttggctgcaccaggtcttcattgctttgtgcaggctttctctagttgcagtgagcggggtctagtcttagttgcggcatgcaggcttTTCGGtccgggctcagcagttgtggcttgcaggagcTGAGCTCTATTCCTGtgtcctcttcccccacctccacccccaggacCAAAGGCTGACCTTGGAACGGCTGCAGGTTGTGTACACAGTGGGCTACTCCCTGTCCCTTGCCACACTGCTGTTCGCCTTGCTCATCTTGAGTACCTTCAGGTGGGACCCCCCCAACCCTGAACAGATCAGCAGAGActgggcttcagttttcccaGAAAGATGGGGGTAGTCAGGGTCCACTGGCAACAAGTATCCAgtggtgggtctgtggggagggCTGGGACATAGTTTTAGGGACTCTGTGTGGCCAAGGACAGACCCTCAGACTGCCTCCCCAATCCCCCAGGCGGCTGCGCTGCACTCGCAACTACATCCACATCAACCTGTTCACGTCTTTCATGCTGCGGGCGGCTGCCATCCTTACCCGAGACCGTTTGCTTCCTCCCTCTGGCCCCTACCCTGGGGATCAGGTCCTTACCTTGTGGAACCAGGTGAGCGCATCCTTCTCTTTCTCAAATTGAGATTCTGCCTCCTCTGGTAGGGCCAGAGAGTTCCCATTCCATTTACTACCTCCTAGCCTatcagtcggagaaggcaatggcaccccattccagtactcttgcctggaaaatctcatgaacggaggagtctggtaggctgcagtccatggggtcgcgaagagtcggacacgactgagcgacttcactttcacgcactggagaaggaaatggcagcccactccggtattcttgcctggggaatcccagggacaggagcctggtgggctgccgtctatggggtcacacagagtcggacacgactgacgtgacttagcagcagcagcctatcagtgggcttccctggtggctcagaacgtaaagaatctgcctgcagtgcaggagacctgggttcgatccctggattgggaagatcccctggagaagggaaaggccacctattccagtattctggcctggagaattccatggactgtatagcctacggggctgcaaagagtcagacatgactgagcaattttcacccTATcaaccgggcttccctggtggttcaatggtgaagaacctgtctaccaatgcaggagacatgggttcggtccctgggtcgggaatatcccctggagaaggaaatggcaacccactgcactgttcttccctgggaaatcccagacagaagagcctggtgggctacagttcatggggtcacaaaagactcagacacgacttatcaaggaaacaacagaaagaaCAATAATGTTATCCACTGTTAATCTCTCTAGACCCTTCTGATACAACTAGAGAGGGACCCTCCCTACACAGCCTCCCCCATCATTGAACTCTCTCATCCCGTTATCTCCTCTACTGGAACGTTTCCATTCCCTTTCTCTCAGCATCTCACCCGTTGGAGTTTTGCACCAATAAGAGAGTCCCCTGCTAGAGGCGAGACCGAAGTTGGCAGGATGGGAGAAACTAACCGATGGGGGGATTTGGTAGATACCAATTAGGGAGACAAGGTGGGAGAGACTAGAGACTAGGGGCGAGTGGGGAGAGAACCTGGCTGGCAGCAAGTTGGGCCATACCAATTATTGAAAGCGAAGGGGGAGAGTCCATGTGCTGGTGGGTGATGAGAGAAACCTTTTCAGAGGTGGAGCAGTtgaattcttaagagatggggtGGGAGAGTCCATATTCAGGGGAATCTGGGGGGAactcatgaaattctccaggccggaatactggagcgggtaaccgatcccttctccagcggatctttctgactcaggaattgaaccagggccttctgcattgcaggaggattccttaccagcttAGCTTCCAAGGAAGATACCAATCGTTAGAGAGGTTAGAGTGGGAGAGTTCATGTAGGAAAGAACAGAGTGAGTGAAGAGAGGATAGCTATATCATCCTTTGGTGATACAGAATGGGAAGAGAATATTTGATGACAAGAGATGGGCTTGGAGGGGACCCTGACTTCCCCCTCCCCCTGTCTGGCCACCCCCTAGGCCCTAGCTGCCTGTCGCACGGCCCAGATCGTGACCCAGTACTGCGTGGGTGCCAACTACACGTGGCTGCTGGTGGAAGGCATCTACCTGCACAGTCTCCTCGTGCTTGTGGGAGGCTCCGAGGAGGGCCACTTCCGCTGCTACATGCTCCTCGGCTGGGGTGAGCCCCGACCCtgtcccctgccctgcccagcgCGCTTCCCCTCCCGTAAACTACCCAGCTGGTCTGCCTGAGGGGGTCTCCTCCCTTTTCTAGGATTCTCCGCCTCCCCTTCCCGGCGGGGGAATTCCGCGGGTCTTGGGCCTGGAAGGGCCTGTGCGCGCTCTGACAG from Muntiacus reevesi chromosome 2, mMunRee1.1, whole genome shotgun sequence harbors:
- the GIPR gene encoding gastric inhibitory polypeptide receptor; protein product: MCDIVCVAPRVVAGWDRRDNMTGPLRQVSAPAPRSCSLARPGPAPYPYPRLSPPAEPRRGRGGDSTWLPLRDRTLRSPCPAAHTMPTCPPWWPLLLLSLWEPLLRSAEAASEGQTAGELYQRWERYRRECQETLEASERPAGLACNGSFDMYVCWDYTAPNATARASCPWYLPWHGHVAKGFVLRQCGSDGQWGPWRDHSQCENPEKNGVFQDQRLTLERLQVVYTVGYSLSLATLLFALLILSTFRRLRCTRNYIHINLFTSFMLRAAAILTRDRLLPPSGPYPGDQVLTLWNQALAACRTAQIVTQYCVGANYTWLLVEGIYLHSLLVLVGGSEEGHFRCYMLLGWGAPTLFVIPWVIVRYLFENTQCWERNDIKAIWWIIRTPILLTILINFLIFIRILGILVSKLRTRQMRCPDYRLRLARSTLTLVPLLGVHEVVFAPVTEEQAQGALRLAKLGFEIFLSSFQGFLVSVLYCFINKEVQSEIRRGWHRCRLRHSLGEEPRQRREPAFRTLPSGSGPGQVAAGRALCSRTLPGPGGEVNHVLESYC